From the genome of Scytonema hofmannii PCC 7110, one region includes:
- a CDS encoding ATP-binding protein — protein MSLTPQLNKTKLSENVRSNDAIANDCFPGAFSQIVTNLVMNSMSHAYQLGEEGQLCFEVIHQDDRLIIHYTDDGCGISEKTLIKFLNLSLQLLEVVEEVG, from the coding sequence GTGAGTCTAACGCCTCAACTTAACAAAACCAAACTTTCAGAAAATGTACGGAGTAATGATGCGATCGCAAATGATTGTTTCCCTGGAGCTTTCTCCCAAATTGTTACCAATTTAGTAATGAACTCAATGAGTCACGCCTATCAGCTAGGGGAGGAAGGTCAGTTGTGTTTTGAAGTTATCCATCAAGATGATAGGTTAATCATTCACTACACTGATGATGGATGTGGCATTTCAGAAAAAACGTTAATAAAATTTTTGAACCTTTCTTTACAACTGCTCGAAGTTGTGGAAGAAGTAGGTTAG
- a CDS encoding response regulator translates to MTDVSKNDNSLVYLDDDTSHQEVTDAWKVMIVDDDIYVHQATYIALEDFTFEGKPLKLISAFSGVEAQKLIQDNPDTAFILLDVVMETQDAGLKVIQYIREVLKNQLVRIILRTAQPGQAPETSVILNYDINDYKTKLELTQQKLITTTIVALRSYRQIFQTQQPQSSTTLANILVVDDNLSDLQLLSKTLSKSGYKVRPTQSGSLAIRSANLYQPDLILLDIHLRDHDGYTVCQQLKSTEPTSDIPVIFISASSEIFDKIKAFEVGGIDYITKPFQPEEIIARIETHLTNRRLKQQLEEQNRRLQQEIQIRTAAEERLLIVERAIAATSDGIVITTASPDYALVYVNSGFENLTGYSAAEVIGKNCRFLQGDETNQPGLLELRQALRKGKECKVVVRNFRKDGTGFWNELKISPVYDAAGNLTNFIGVITDISERLATEQALAVAKEAAEQGSKAKSAFLANMSHELRTPLNAILGFSQLMLRSPNLPTDQKENLHIIHSSGEHLLALINQILDFSKIEAGRVTLNCKIFDLIDLLDEVRHLFRLKAKEKGLELILDCNVEVPQYIRTDEVKLRQVLINLLSNAIKFTVQGSVTFTVELTSNLETLTNSNQTFIIFSITDTGIGIAPSEINNLFQPFVQTSSGQKSYEGTGLGLAISRQFVQLMGGEIAVRSTLGCGTTFTFKLPVDVNFEANKPESQQLTPRVIALEPNHPPYRLLIVDDIDYNRQLLVKLLAPLGFELKEANNGQQAIEIWEDWQPHLIWMDLRMPVLDGYKATQYIRAQSRGLSCAIVALTASTLQDVEASTLAMGFNAFIRKPVSEKTIFDTLNKYLGVHYIYEQTISDANNSMELIEIPKLSVQWVTEMKQAINCADLELIDNLIAQTYVENPSFSQYLQGHLNNFEYKKILSIITENHSKEEEFNK, encoded by the coding sequence ATGACTGATGTAAGTAAAAACGACAATAGTTTAGTCTATTTAGACGATGATACCTCTCACCAAGAAGTCACTGATGCGTGGAAAGTCATGATTGTGGACGATGATATATACGTTCACCAAGCTACCTATATAGCATTAGAAGATTTTACATTTGAGGGCAAACCTTTAAAACTTATTTCAGCCTTCTCTGGCGTTGAAGCGCAAAAATTGATTCAAGATAACCCCGATACAGCTTTTATTTTATTAGATGTGGTGATGGAAACCCAAGATGCTGGTTTAAAGGTTATACAATATATTCGGGAAGTCTTAAAAAATCAATTAGTCCGTATTATTTTACGCACGGCTCAACCCGGACAAGCCCCAGAAACATCAGTCATCTTAAATTACGATATTAACGACTATAAAACTAAGCTAGAACTTACACAACAAAAGCTCATTACAACCACTATAGTTGCTCTGCGTTCATATCGACAAATTTTCCAAACTCAACAACCTCAATCCAGCACAACGCTAGCTAACATTTTAGTGGTTGATGATAATCTTAGTGACTTACAATTGCTGAGCAAAACTTTATCAAAATCTGGATATAAAGTTCGACCAACACAAAGTGGAAGTTTAGCAATTCGCTCTGCCAATTTATACCAACCAGACCTTATATTGCTAGATATTCATTTGAGAGACCATGATGGTTATACGGTTTGTCAGCAGTTAAAATCTACCGAACCAACAAGTGATATTCCAGTTATTTTTATTAGTGCTTCAAGTGAAATATTTGATAAAATCAAAGCTTTTGAAGTTGGAGGAATTGATTACATCACCAAACCGTTTCAACCAGAGGAGATTATTGCTCGAATTGAAACTCATCTGACAAACCGAAGACTGAAACAACAATTAGAAGAACAAAATCGGCGATTGCAGCAAGAAATTCAGATTCGGACTGCAGCAGAAGAACGTTTGCTGATAGTAGAAAGAGCGATCGCAGCCACTTCTGATGGTATTGTCATTACTACGGCTTCTCCCGATTATGCGTTAGTTTATGTCAATTCAGGGTTTGAAAACCTCACGGGTTACTCTGCTGCAGAAGTTATTGGCAAAAATTGTCGCTTTCTACAGGGAGATGAAACAAATCAACCCGGACTTTTAGAACTTCGCCAAGCTTTGAGAAAAGGGAAAGAGTGTAAGGTTGTCGTGCGGAATTTTCGTAAAGATGGAACTGGCTTTTGGAATGAACTCAAGATTTCTCCAGTTTATGATGCTGCAGGGAACTTGACAAATTTTATCGGCGTAATCACAGATATTTCCGAACGCCTTGCAACTGAACAAGCTCTTGCTGTTGCTAAAGAAGCAGCAGAACAAGGAAGCAAAGCGAAAAGCGCCTTTCTTGCTAACATGAGCCATGAATTAAGAACTCCTTTAAATGCAATCCTTGGTTTTTCTCAATTGATGCTTCGCAGCCCGAACCTTCCTACCGATCAAAAAGAGAATTTACATATTATTCATAGTAGCGGCGAACATTTACTTGCCCTCATCAACCAAATTCTTGATTTTTCTAAAATAGAAGCAGGACGAGTCACCCTTAATTGCAAAATTTTTGATCTTATTGACCTGCTTGATGAAGTTAGACATTTATTTCGCCTCAAAGCAAAAGAAAAAGGCTTGGAATTGATCCTTGATTGTAATGTTGAGGTTCCTCAATATATCCGTACAGATGAAGTCAAATTGCGTCAAGTTTTGATTAACCTGCTATCCAATGCAATCAAGTTTACCGTTCAAGGAAGCGTTACATTCACGGTAGAACTCACTTCCAACTTAGAAACATTAACCAATTCAAATCAAACATTTATAATTTTTTCCATCACAGATACAGGCATTGGTATTGCTCCTAGTGAAATAAATAATCTCTTTCAACCGTTTGTACAAACCTCATCAGGTCAGAAATCTTACGAGGGTACGGGTTTGGGCTTAGCTATTAGCCGCCAATTTGTGCAACTTATGGGAGGTGAGATCGCTGTCCGTAGTACACTTGGGTGTGGCACAACATTTACATTTAAGCTACCCGTGGATGTAAACTTTGAGGCTAACAAACCAGAATCTCAACAGTTGACCCCTCGCGTGATTGCTTTAGAACCGAATCATCCGCCCTATCGCCTCCTCATAGTGGATGACATAGATTACAATCGTCAACTCTTGGTAAAACTCCTTGCACCTCTTGGTTTTGAACTTAAAGAAGCAAATAACGGTCAACAAGCGATTGAAATCTGGGAAGATTGGCAACCTCATTTAATTTGGATGGATTTACGAATGCCCGTTTTAGATGGTTACAAGGCAACCCAGTACATTCGTGCTCAATCCAGAGGATTGTCATGCGCGATTGTTGCTTTGACTGCCAGTACATTACAAGACGTGGAAGCCTCCACTCTTGCTATGGGCTTTAATGCTTTTATCCGCAAACCCGTATCAGAGAAAACTATTTTTGATACTCTCAACAAGTATCTGGGAGTGCATTACATCTACGAACAGACAATATCTGATGCTAACAATTCAATGGAATTAATTGAAATACCAAAACTCTCAGTTCAATGGGTGACTGAGATGAAGCAAGCAATCAACTGCGCCGATTTAGAGTTGATAGATAACCTTATTGCTCAAACCTACGTTGAGAATCCCTCTTTTTCCCAATACCTCCAAGGTCATCTTAACAATTTTGAGTACAAGAAAATTCTCAGTATAATTACAGAAAATCATTCAAAAGAAGAAGAGTTCAACAAATGA
- a CDS encoding adenylate/guanylate cyclase domain-containing protein: MNFSLNNKQKAEILVVYNTPTALDWLVSVLQKNNYEVHLANNGYSAIEIARTKIPDLILLDIVLSDMNGYSICQQLKASPQTSEISIIFTSGLNERLDIAKAFQVGGADYIIKPFQAEEVLARVHNQLSQRFLQKILQQQTKLLHQQNKQLQAEITERQLLQQKLFTSEKKMRTVLAAMTDIVIVIDITEEQINNIEIIPTQVVEKQNSNTDRVSQILEQFFQDETAETWLSLIQKALDTKETVNLDFCLNDLEKTVWLTAAISPMRDRSVILVARDINDRKLAEEALRIAEERYHSIVENAIVGIYQSTPDGRYISANQALANMYGYSCPEELIENVQYIGQQLYFDSHRRQQYVTEIETNDAVTGFESIICRKDGTSIWISETARGVRDLTGKLLYYEGMVTEITDRMVAQEALKFQQAQTEELLLNILPQPIAERLQAGESPIADRCEEVSVLFADLVGFTSFSTQKNPAEIVEVLNKIFSQFDRLAEKHNLEKIKTIGDAYMVVGGLPTPCGDSAQKTAQMALDMQACLAQFNAETTETFQVRIGINTGEVVAGVIGMTKFTYDLWGDTVNIASRMESNGLPGKIQVSAATYDRLKEQFEFEKRGKIAIKGKGEMMTYWLLAKARDVETSL, from the coding sequence ATGAATTTTTCGTTAAACAACAAACAAAAAGCAGAGATTTTAGTAGTATATAATACACCAACTGCTTTGGATTGGTTAGTAAGTGTATTACAGAAAAATAACTACGAAGTTCATCTTGCAAACAATGGCTACTCAGCAATTGAGATTGCTAGAACAAAGATTCCCGATTTAATTCTGCTGGACATTGTCTTATCCGATATGAATGGCTACAGCATTTGTCAGCAACTGAAAGCTTCTCCTCAAACAAGTGAAATTTCCATCATATTTACTAGTGGGTTAAATGAGCGATTAGATATAGCCAAGGCCTTTCAAGTTGGCGGTGCTGACTATATCATTAAACCTTTCCAAGCTGAGGAGGTTTTAGCACGAGTTCATAATCAACTCTCCCAACGTTTTCTTCAGAAGATACTTCAACAACAAACTAAGTTATTGCACCAGCAAAACAAGCAACTTCAAGCAGAAATTACAGAACGCCAACTTCTTCAGCAGAAACTTTTTACATCTGAAAAAAAAATGCGTACTGTTTTAGCTGCGATGACTGATATTGTTATTGTTATTGATATTACAGAAGAACAAATTAATAATATAGAAATTATCCCAACACAAGTAGTAGAAAAACAGAATTCTAATACAGATAGAGTCAGTCAGATATTAGAACAATTTTTTCAAGATGAAACTGCCGAAACTTGGTTAAGTCTGATTCAAAAAGCTCTAGACACAAAGGAGACTGTTAATTTAGATTTCTGCCTTAACGATTTAGAGAAGACAGTGTGGTTGACAGCAGCAATTTCTCCCATGCGCGATCGCTCAGTTATTCTAGTAGCAAGAGATATTAACGACCGCAAACTTGCAGAAGAAGCATTGCGAATAGCAGAAGAACGCTATCACAGCATTGTTGAAAATGCGATCGTCGGTATCTATCAATCAACTCCTGACGGACGCTACATCAGTGCAAACCAAGCACTAGCTAACATGTACGGTTACTCTTGTCCGGAAGAACTGATCGAAAACGTACAATATATTGGTCAGCAGTTATATTTTGATTCCCATCGACGCCAACAATACGTGACTGAGATCGAAACAAATGATGCTGTAACAGGATTCGAGTCAATCATATGCCGTAAAGATGGAACATCCATATGGATTTCAGAAACTGCACGTGGGGTTCGAGATCTAACGGGGAAGTTGCTTTACTACGAAGGTATGGTCACTGAGATTACCGATCGCATGGTAGCACAAGAAGCCTTAAAATTTCAGCAAGCTCAAACTGAAGAACTGCTACTCAACATTTTGCCTCAACCCATTGCCGAACGCCTCCAAGCAGGAGAAAGCCCAATTGCCGATCGATGCGAAGAAGTTAGTGTCTTATTTGCCGATTTGGTAGGGTTTACCTCCTTCTCAACCCAAAAAAATCCAGCAGAAATCGTAGAAGTTTTAAATAAAATTTTTTCTCAATTCGATCGGTTAGCAGAAAAGCACAATTTAGAGAAAATTAAAACAATTGGGGACGCCTACATGGTGGTTGGCGGTTTACCGACACCATGTGGGGATAGTGCTCAAAAAACTGCACAAATGGCACTAGATATGCAAGCTTGTTTAGCTCAATTCAATGCTGAAACAACAGAGACATTTCAAGTGCGAATAGGTATAAACACGGGAGAGGTAGTAGCTGGAGTGATTGGTATGACTAAATTTACTTATGACTTGTGGGGAGATACAGTCAACATTGCATCGCGTATGGAATCCAATGGATTACCTGGTAAGATTCAAGTCAGTGCTGCAACCTATGACCGTTTAAAAGAGCAATTTGAATTTGAAAAGCGTGGAAAAATCGCCATCAAAGGCAAAGGAGAAATGATGACTTACTGGCTTTTGGCAAAAGCAAGAGACGTTGAAACATCCCTATGA